In the genome of Fretibacterium sp. OH1220_COT-178, one region contains:
- the citF gene encoding citrate lyase subunit alpha codes for MINAIGRDIPDELLANGREVFRGNNHRDGREYVRPGPRVRAHVRPQESKVVESIREAIVRCGLRDGMTVSFHHHFRDGDYIVNSVMKEIEALGIRGITIAASSLGSAHDPIAQMIEDGVVTGLQTSGIRGRMGEAVSAGKLRTPAILRSHGGRVRAIEEGELHIDVAFIGAPSCDEYGNARGKGGKSDCGVLSYAMADARYADKVVVITDALVPFPNFPPSIEAVDVDCVVVVDAIGDPAKIASQALRMTQDPRDLMMAEACARVMAATPWFRDGYSFQTGAGGPSLAVNRFLEPLMVERGITMRWAIGGISRPTVDLLNKGLIHTVVDAQDFDIAAVNSVHEHPRHFEISTSQYANPMNKGAFVNKLDFVILAALEIDTDFNVNVVTGSDGILRGAPGGHPDAAAGAKCTIIVTPLVRGRMPTVCERVVTVTTPGESVDVLVTDYGIAVNPARQDISAALEAARIPTTTIGALKDRAYAIVGTPDPLEFEDRVVAIMEARDGTLLDVVRQIKPLQQPGGSN; via the coding sequence ATGATCAACGCCATCGGAAGGGACATTCCCGACGAACTGCTGGCGAACGGCCGAGAGGTCTTCAGGGGCAACAACCATCGGGACGGCAGGGAGTACGTCAGGCCCGGCCCCAGGGTCCGGGCCCACGTCCGACCGCAGGAGAGCAAGGTCGTCGAGAGCATCCGGGAGGCCATCGTCCGCTGCGGACTGAGGGACGGCATGACCGTATCCTTCCACCACCATTTCCGCGACGGCGACTACATCGTCAACAGCGTGATGAAGGAGATCGAGGCCCTGGGCATCCGCGGCATCACCATCGCGGCCTCCTCGCTGGGTTCGGCCCACGACCCCATCGCCCAAATGATCGAGGACGGCGTCGTCACCGGGCTTCAGACCAGCGGGATCCGTGGAAGGATGGGCGAGGCCGTCTCCGCCGGGAAGCTCCGGACCCCAGCGATCCTGCGTTCCCACGGCGGGCGCGTCCGGGCCATCGAGGAGGGGGAGCTGCACATCGATGTCGCCTTCATCGGAGCCCCGAGCTGCGACGAGTACGGCAACGCACGTGGCAAGGGAGGCAAATCGGACTGCGGCGTGCTGTCCTACGCCATGGCGGACGCGCGCTACGCGGACAAGGTCGTGGTCATCACCGACGCCCTGGTGCCCTTTCCCAACTTTCCTCCGAGCATCGAGGCCGTTGATGTGGACTGCGTGGTCGTCGTGGATGCGATCGGGGACCCCGCGAAAATCGCCTCTCAGGCGCTGCGGATGACCCAGGACCCGCGCGATCTGATGATGGCCGAGGCCTGTGCGCGCGTCATGGCCGCCACTCCCTGGTTCCGGGACGGATATTCCTTCCAGACGGGAGCCGGAGGCCCCTCCCTGGCGGTCAACCGCTTTCTGGAGCCCCTGATGGTCGAGCGGGGCATCACGATGCGCTGGGCCATCGGCGGCATCTCCCGTCCCACCGTGGACCTGCTGAACAAGGGCCTGATCCACACCGTCGTCGACGCGCAGGATTTCGACATCGCGGCGGTGAACTCGGTGCACGAGCACCCCCGGCATTTCGAGATCTCGACCTCGCAGTACGCCAACCCCATGAACAAGGGGGCCTTCGTCAACAAGCTGGACTTCGTCATTCTGGCGGCGCTGGAGATCGACACGGACTTCAACGTCAATGTGGTGACCGGCTCCGACGGTATCCTGCGCGGCGCGCCGGGCGGACACCCGGACGCCGCCGCAGGCGCGAAGTGCACGATCATCGTGACGCCGCTGGTCCGCGGGCGCATGCCCACGGTCTGCGAACGGGTCGTCACCGTCACCACCCCGGGCGAATCCGTGGACGTCCTGGTCACCGACTACGGCATCGCGGTCAACCCCGCGCGGCAGGATATCTCCGCCGCCCTCGAGGCCGCCCGGATCCCCACGACGACGATCGGGGCGCTGAAGGACCGGGCCTACGCCATCGTCGGCACGCCCGACCCGCTGGAGTTCGAGGACCGCGTCGTGGCGATCATGGAGGCGCGCGACGGGACGCTGCTGGACGTGGTGCGGCAGATCAAGCCGCTGCAACAGCCTGGCGGTTCGAACTAA